In Eubalaena glacialis isolate mEubGla1 chromosome 3, mEubGla1.1.hap2.+ XY, whole genome shotgun sequence, the following are encoded in one genomic region:
- the MMEL1 gene encoding membrane metallo-endopeptidase-like 1: MRKPESRAGTVEIAGRAGQKHRGFLEGRLLLLVTGALVALGLLYADRRGKQLPLFTSRLCFSKEEKTTVKRTPRDIQKPKDTGETCTTPGCVMAAARILQNMDPSKEPCDDFYQYACGGWLRRHVVPETNSRYSVFDILRDELEIILKGVLENSTTKDRPAVQKAKMLYRSCMNESEIEKRDSKPLLDILEVVGGWPVAMDKWSESIGPQWELEQQLAVMNTRFNRRVLIDLFIWNDDQDSSQHIIYIDQPTLGMPSREHYFSAGSDQKVREAYLQLMVSVATMLRADVNLPKNSDLVREDMARVLELETQLANATAPPEERHDVTALYHRMDLEQLQSKFGLKGFNWTLFIQSVLSSVKIELLPDEEVVVYGIPYLQNLEDIIDVYSSRTMQNYLVWRLVLDRISSLSQRFTDARANYRKALYGTTVEEVRWRECVSYVNSNMESAVGSLYVKEAFPGDSKKVVGELIDKLRAVFVETLDELSWMDESSKKKAQEKAMSIREQIGYPDYILEEGNKHLDEEYSNLNFSEHLYFENGLQNLKAGAQRSLKKLREKVDQNLWIIGAAVVNAFYSPNRNQIVFPAGILQPPFFSKEQPQALNFGGIGMVIGHEITHGFDDNGRNFDKNGNMMDWWSNFSAQHFRKRSECMVYQYGNYSWDLADNQNVNGFSTLGENIADNGGVRQAYKAYLKWVAEGGKDQQLPGLELTYEQLFFISYAQVWCGSYRPEFAIQSIKTDVHSPLKYRVLGSLQNLAAFADAFHCARGSPMHPKVRCRVW, from the exons GGAAGCAGCTGCCACTCTTTACTAGCCGGCTTTGCTTCTCAAAGGAAGAGAAGACCACTGTAAAACGAACACCCCGAG ACATCCAAAAGCCTAAGGACACAGGCGAAACCTGCACCACCCCTGGCTGCGTGATGGCAG CCGCCAGGATCCTCCAGAACATGGACCCGTCCAAGGAGCCCTGTGACGACTTCTACCAGTACGCGTGCGGGGGCTGGCTGCGGCGCCACGTGGTCCCCGAGACCAACTCGCGATACAGCGTCTTCGACATCCTCCGGGATGAGCTGGagatcattctcaaag GGGTGCTGGAGAACTCTACCACCAAGGATCGGCCAGCTGTACAGAAGGCCAAGATGCTGTACCGCTCCTGCATGAACGAGA GTGAGATAGAAAAGCGAGACTCGAAGCCCCTGCTGGACATCCTGGAGGTGGTAGGAGGCTGGCCAGTGGCCATGGACAAGTGGAGTGAGAGCATAG GCCCCCAGTGGGAGCTGGAACAGCAGCTGGCCGTGATGAACACGCGGTTCAACCGGCGGGTCCTCATCGACCTCTTCATCTGGAACGACGACCAGGACTCCAGCCAGCACATCATCTAC ATAGACCAGCCCACCCTGGGCATGCCGTCCCGAGAGCACTACTTCAGTGCGGGCAGCGACCAGAAG GTACGGGAAGCCTACTTGCAGCTCATGGTGTCGGTGGCCACGATGCTTCGGGCGGACGTGAACCTCCCCAAGAACAGCGACCTGGTGCGGGAGGACATGGCGCGGGTGCTGGAGCTGGAGACGCAGCTGGCCAAC GCCACGGCCCCCCCGGAGGAGCGGCACGACGTCACCGCCCTGTACCACAGGAtggacctggagcagctccagAGCAAGTTCGGTCTGAAG GGATTTAACTGGACTCTCTTCATACAATCTGTGCTATCCTCTGTCAAAATCGAGCTGCTGCCAGACGAGGAAGTGGTGGTCTACGGCATCCCCTACCTCCAGAATCTTGAAGACATCATCGATGTCTACTCATCCAG GACCATGCAGAACTACCTGGTCTGGCGCCTGGTGCTGGACCGCATCAGCAGCCTGAGCCAGAGATTCACGGATGCACGCGCAAACTACCGCAAG GCGCTGTACGGCACGACGGTAGAGGAGGTGCGCTGGCGGGAGTGCGTCAGCTACGTCAACAGTAACATGGAGAGCGCCGTGGGCTCACTCTACGTCAAGGAGGCCTTCCCCGGGGACAGCAAGAAGGTG GTCGGAGAGCTCATCGACAAGCTGCGGGCAGTGTTCGTGGAGACCCTGGACGAGCTGAGCTGGATGGATGAGTCATCCAAGAAGAAGGCCCAGGAGAAG GCCATGAGCATCCGGGAGCAGATTGGGTATCCCGACTACATCCTGGAGGAGGGGAACAAGCACCTGGACGAGGAGTACTCCAAT CTGAACTTCTCGGAGCACCTGTACTTTGAGAACGGACTGCAGAATCTCAAGGCTGGCGCCCAGCGGAGCCTCAAGAAGCTTCGGGAGAAGGTGGACCAAAACCT CTGGATCATCGGGGCCGCCGTGGTGAATGCGTTCTACTCCCCAAACCGAAACCAGATTG TGTTTCCCGCCGGGATCCTCCAGCCCCCTTTCTTCAGCAAGGAGCAGCCACAGGCCTTGAACTTTGGGGGCATCGGGATGGTGATTGGGCACGAGATCACCCATGGCTTTGATGACAACG gCCGGAACTTCGACAAGAATGGCAACATGATGGACTGGTGGAGTAACTTCTCGGCCCAGCACTTCCGCAAGCGGTCGGAATGCATGGTCTACCAGTATGGCAACTACTCCTGGGACCTGGCCGACAACCAGAAC GTCAATGGCTTCAGTACCCTCGGGGAAAACATCGCAGACAATGGAGGGGTGCGGCAGGCCTACAAG GCTTACCTGAAGTGGGTGGCGGAAGGCGGCAAGGACCAGCAGCTGCCGGGACTGGAGCTGACCTACGAGCAGCTGTTCTTCATCAGCTACGCACAG GTGTGGTGCGGCTCCTACCGGCCCGAGTTCGCCATCCAGTCCATCAAGACTGACGTCCACAGCCCCCTGAAGTACAG GGTGCTGGGCTCGCTGCAGAACCTGGCCGCCTTCGCGGACGCGTTCCACTGTGCGCGGGGCTCCCCCATGCACCCGAAGGTGCGATGCCGCGTCTGGTAG
- the PRXL2B gene encoding prostamide/prostaglandin F synthase — protein MSTVDLSRVGACVLKHAVTGEAVELRSLWQEQACVVAGLRRFGCMVCRWIARDLSSLKGLLDQHGVRLVGVGPEALGLQEFLDGGYFAGELYLDESKQFYKELGFKRYNSLSILPAALGKPVRDVAAKAKAVGIQGNLSGDLLQSGGLLVVAKGGDKVLLHFVQKSPGDYAPQESILQALGISAEVCTSEPPKCDEEACSR, from the exons ATGAGCACGGTGGACCTTTCCCGCGTGGGCGCGTGTGTCCTGAAGCACGCGGTGACCGGGGAG GCCGTGGAGCTGCGGAGCTTGTGGCAGGAGCAGGCATGCGTGGTGGCCGGCCTGCGGCGCTTCGGCTGCATGGTGTGTCGCTGGATCGCCCGGGACCTCAGCAGCCTGAAGGGGCTCCTGGACCAGCACGGCGTgcgcctggtgggcgtggggccCGAGGCCCTGGGCCTGCAGGAGTTCCTGGACGGTGGCTACTTCGCGGGAG AGCTCTACCTGGATGAGAGCAAGCAGTTTTACAAGGAGCTGGGCTTCAAGCG GTACAACAGCTTGAGCATCCTGCCGGCCGCCCTGGGGAAGCCTGTTCGTGATGTGGCCGCCAAG GCCAAGGCTGTCGGCATCCAGGGGAATCTCTCCGGGGATCTGCTGCAGAGCGGAGGGCtgctggtggttgccaaag GTGGTGACAAAGTGCTGCTACACTTTGTCCAGAAGTCTCCAGGTGACTACGCCCCCCAGGAGAGCATCCTGCAGGCCCTGGGCATCTCTGCGGAGGTCTGTACCAGTGAGCCGCCCAAG TGTGATGAGGAGGCGTGCTCAAGGTGA